The Triticum dicoccoides isolate Atlit2015 ecotype Zavitan chromosome 6A, WEW_v2.0, whole genome shotgun sequence genome has a window encoding:
- the LOC119319031 gene encoding uncharacterized protein LOC119319031 has protein sequence MAPPPELISDAVAEVLLRLPPDDPAGLLRASVVCKSWLRALTEPAFVRRYRDFHGTPLVLGFLHNPVNRRLARFVPTTAFRPPAAADHRTSVVLDCRHGRALLYDYRSSEFVVWDPVTGRERRMPDDVPDRYTNHVVLCAAGAGCDHSTCSGGAFLMASAGVHVMDLVQAEARLYSSETGVRRGPDGIYLDYNDGQFDEGCPYRLEADRPGVLVGGTLYFVCQSGALLRYGFLGKQSLSLIKPPPGKFHGRGTIVTRAENGGLGLATLGRDVLHLWSTETGFRGGVKWVKMNDIHLQKLMPFKSPALLIGSTEDTNVVFVTSDDHGIFTIELKSLLMKKVCEMGEVDDVFPYVCFYTPAACARGTLPAPVGPQ, from the exons ATGGCGCCGCCACCGGAGCTGATCTCCGACGCCGTTGCCGAGGTCCTCCTCCGCCTGCCGCCGGACGACCCCGCGGGCCTCCTCCGCGCCTCCGTCGTCTGCAAgtcgtggctccgcgccctcaccgAGCCCGCCTTCGTCCGCCGCTACCGCGACTTCCACGGCACGCCCCTCGTGCTCGGCTTCCTCCACAACCCGGTAAACCGCCGCCTCGCTCGCTTCGTCCCCACCACGGCATtccgcccgcccgccgccgccgaccaccgcACCTCCGTCGTGCTCGACTGCCGCCACGGCCGCGCCCTCCTCTACGACTACAGATCCTCGGAGTTCGTCGTCTGGGATCCCGTCACAGGCCGCGAGCGCCGGATGCCCGACGATGTGCCCGATCGCTACACGAACCACGTGGTGCTCTGCGCCGCGGGCGCCGGCTGCGACCACAGCACCTGCAGCGGCGGGGCGTTCCTCATGGCCTCCGCGGGCGTGCACGTCATGGACTTGGTGCAGGCGGAGGCTCGCTTGTACTCGTCTGAGACCGGCGTGCGGAGGGGACCAGACGGCATCTACCTCGATTACAACGATGGGCAGTTCGATGAGGGCTGCCCATACAGACTCGAGGCTGATCGGCCCGGCGTGCTTGTTGGGGGCACGCTCTACTTCGTCTGCCAGTCGGGTGCCCTGCTGCGGTACGGCTTTCTGGGTAAGCAGAGCCTATCGCTGATCAAGCCGCCTCCCGGCAAATTTCATGGAAGGGGCACCATTGTCACGAGGGCGGAGAACGGCGGGCTGGGATTGGCCACCTTGGGTCGTGACGTGCTCCACCTGTGGTCGACTGAGACCGGTTTTCGCGGAGGTGTCAAATGGGTGAAGATGAACGACATCCATCTCCAGAAGCTGATGCCTTTCAAGAGCCCAGCACTTTTGATTGGATCCACTGAAGACACCAATGTTGTTTTTGTGACTTCGGATGACCATGGCATCTTCACTATTGAGCTCAAGTCATTGCTGATGAAGAAGGTGTGCGAGATGGGCGAGGTCGACGATGTCTTTCCTTACGTCTGCTTCTATACCCCAGCTG CTTGTGCTAGAGGCACGTTGCCAGCACCTGTGGGTCCTCAGTGA